Sequence from the Solea senegalensis isolate Sse05_10M linkage group LG1, IFAPA_SoseM_1, whole genome shotgun sequence genome:
GTTTGAGCCACAAGTCTTTGAAGAGCGGCCTCATCTTCTTATGGACTACGACGTCCTGAAGGTCCTCGAGGGACGGATGGACACCAACGTCTTCTTCAAACGGCAGCAGGTACTGATCCACTGGACCTGACATGCGCACACACTGtgttagcttcatgctaacGGAACAAGCTAACAACAAAATACTATGTAAACATCATGCTAACAAcacagaactgtgtgtgtgtgtgtgtggatgtttatTAGCATTTAGCAAAGCTTCTTTATGTGTTTCAATGATGACTGAGCTAATGCTAAAAGAACCTCAGTGGACATTAGCTAACATGAGCCAGCgtgagtctgtgtgagagagtgtgtgtgtctgtgtgtgtgcgtctctgtgtgtctctgtctggctgtgtgtgtgtgtgtgtgtgtgcacacatgtatgCGTGCAGCACACTATACTAAAACGCCTTAACCGTGTCGCCTACGCTgcataaagactgaaaaacagaCACCCGTATTGGGAGTACACCAAATAATGAAGGGGGACGCCTGTGCGCACGCTCGTCtcaatgtacaaataattatttactttatgaTGACgaattttgagtttaacagctGCTTCACTTCACAGTTCAAGCAGTCCACGTACCAAGAGAGACCGATGTGACAGTTTAGGCTATTTCggtcacacatgcacacgttacatacatatacatgtatgtatatgtatatgtatatgtatatatatatatatatatacatatatatacacatatatatacacatatatatatatatacatatatacgcatatatacacatatataaatatatatatatacatatacatatacacacacacacacacacagtacatatatatatatgtaagtaatactaaaacaaaaatgtgatcaTACATTTTGTTGCATGTCACACTTAGCTATGTTTCACCAATGAATAGATTGATGGTTCAATGTCACACAAcctaattttatttatttaaaaaataatttaaaataaaatcaaagagcTGGTGcaccaaagcagcagcagcagggtgtgTGGCCGGTGGCGCAGCGGGGGAAAACGCAAATGCCGCTGTTCACCTCACAGGTGCTGAAAAGTGACAACGCATCACTCACCGTCTACCAGggcaaaacacatgcagatgacCAGTGGATGAACTGTGCTCTGCACTGAACTGCACTCTGTCCAGTTCAGTAGCAAAGTTAGTGGTGCCACTGACCTCACCGCTCGGGCCCGGTGCTTCTGCCATGGTGAGTGTGTTATTTCGGGTTTGTGACTGTAAGCTGTGCGCGCGTCTGGGCGAGACGGAACTttagcttgttgtttgttttgaaacgaAGTTCTATCAAAGCGGAGCTGTCTTCATGGAATTTGTTCTTGccgcagaaacacacaaacacccaatCAGCTAACAGACGGGCGGATCCAGCGTGCGGAAACAGTCTATCATATCCCCGAACATCACCAGTAACAggcaaatacacacctcaataaaTTAACAAGTGACTTGTGTGCGATATcctctgccattgttgtttaacagcacgaccgtgactaggtagctgtcacgtgacctgaggaggACGGCCGCACAGTTGAGTCactcctgaactaatcatttctgtttcctgttctgctgactgagcttatgcagctgtctgccatgtggcgaaggaaggtactgcatgaaaatgaacgaacgaaccactcagttgagtgaatcctgaactaatcatttctgtttcctgttctgctgactgaactgatgcagctgtctgccatatggcgaaggaaggtactgcatgaaaatgaatgaatcactcactgagatgacttattactcccgagtcatataaaagattagtttaTTTTGAACTAAACGTTCACGAACGATACATCACTAGTTTACAAGGGAGTAGCATGCAGTGAAAAGCCCGGAGGCTATGTAGCGGAAACTGGCACCGGTAGTACAGTAATCCACGGTAGTACCGTCATGTAGAATTTCTAGTATAGTAGGAACCGTTACGATTTGGCACCACGGGGTACTGTGGGTACCGTGCAACTCTACTGTAGGCTAATAATTGTGCCCCCTCATGCATTTCATATGCCCCCGTTAAAACTGAGGTCTGGCGACAGGTCTGACATGGAGTGCTTGAATTGTGAAGCGAAGCAAAATTCGTCAtcataaagtaaataattatttgtacattgaGACGAGCGTGTGCTCAGGCGTCCGCTGCGATAGCACGTGGCACGGCGAATGACCCTTTGCTATTTTTACCACATACACTACACAGTGTGTGCCTGTACACTCATGTAGAATTGTACTTCACGTGTGGTCTTCATGTCATGTATTTGAGGCGTAGTTTGCACGTAACACACCCGTCACGTAGGCGTATGCGCAACAATGACTGTGCAGCGTCGGTGTGACGCCCGTCTGTccattgaaagtgaatgaatttaCACGCGCACTTTAGAGGTTTGATGTCATCGCATAGACGCTGTACACACGTTTTAGTATAGAAATGTGCATATTTGCCCaagaataaaagcaaaagaCATTGTGAAGATAGTGGCTGAAGCTGTTAAGAGTGTGTCATTTTCCACAGTGAAACAAGTACTGTACTGACATGGGCTGAAAGGCCACTCTGCCAGGAAGAAGCCATTACtccaaaagaaacataaaaaaagccAGATTACAGTTTGCaaatgcacacagagacaaaaaccttCATTTTTGAAGACATGTCCTGTGGTCTGACGAATCTAAAATCAAACTAATGACTATCGTtacatttggaggaaaaagggGGAAGCTTGCAAGCCTGAGAACACCATCCCAACTGTGAAATATAAGGGTGGCAGCATCATGTTGTAGGGTTGTTTTGCTACAGGAGGGATTGGTGCACTTCACAAAATAGATGGCATCATGAGGAAAGAACATTATGTGGAAATACTGAAGCAACATCTCAAGACATCAGCCAGGAAGTTGAAGCTTGGGCGCAAATAGGTCTTCCAAATGGACAATGACCCGAAGCATACTGCCTCTGAATCAATCTGGAAATTGCACCCAAGGATGAACCAGACTTGTGCAAGTCCAAAATTCTCCTCCTGATATcttggctgatttcttttgactttcccatgatgttacacaaagaagcaatgtgtttcaggtgtgccacaggtgtgtctctaattaactcaaatgttgtcaataaacctatcagaagcttccaaagacatgccatcttcatttgggctttcccaaattgtttaaatgcataataatcttagtgtatCTGAAcctctgactttgaagaaagattattctggcatttagcaaatagaaataattttggtaatccaaacggacctaaaacaggaaaggtgattgtgagaaaaaaagctttttttatatatagtgtatgtaaaattctggtttcaactgtatatgtgtgtgtctgtgtgtatgtatgtatgtgtgtgtgtgttaccgtCTGCAGCTGTGCAGCGAGACACCAGCTCCCATAGAACCAGACCCATGGCGTACATGTCGATCCTCAGGAAAGCATCTCTCTGGAAGTTAATGGCTCCTTCAAGAACCTCAGGAGCCATGTAACGCCAGGTCcctacctacacacacacacacacacataagtatATGACACACACcagtaaaccacacacacacatcagtataTCACACACATcagtatatcacacacacacatcagtatatcacacacacacacacacagtatatcacaCACATcagtatatcacacacacatcagtataccacacacacacacacaccagtatatcacacacacacatcagtataTCACACACACCAGTATACCACATACACaagtatatcacacacacacatcagtatatcacacacaccagtatatcacaaacactcacacagacacattgactcatatacacacatgcacacacatacatcagtacaccacacacactcacctgtccGTGTGTCTCTCCTGGAGGTTCTCCTGGTTCAAAGATAACAGCAAGTCCAAAGTCTCCAATCACAGCAGTGAGGTCTGAACGTAACATGACGTTCTTACTCTTAAAGtccctgacagacacacacacacacacatacacacacacacacaggcatgagTACTGGTCCACCTGGTTGACTTTTAAACTGAGTGTATTGTGCTGACCTCACCTGTGAGCGATGGCAGGTTTGAGTCTCGGGACGTCCTCGTGAAGATAGGACAGACCACACGCCATGGACTCACAGACGAGACACAGCTGACACCAGCTGAGCACGTTTCCCTTCAGGAAGTCACTGCACACAGACCTTTGAgccctgcacacacatgcacacatgaccTTGCACACATGACTTTTGACAACACTcagaagtgcacacacacacctcagagcAGATgagccctgcacacacacatgacctttgagagacacacactgagccCTGCACAcacaacctttgacctttgcacACACATGACCTTTGacaacacttgcacacacacacaacactcagagagccctgcagacacacatgacctttgacctttaacaaCACGAgagccctgcacacacacatgacctttgacctttaacaacacacagagagcccTGCACACACATGACCGACAACACtttgcacacaacacacagagagcccTGCACACATGACCACCTcaacacacagagcacatgACCTGACAACACTCATAgagccctgcacacacacaacctttgacctttaacaaCACTCAGAgagccctgcacacacacatgacctttaacaacacacagagtgccctgcacacacacatgacctttgacctttaacaacacacagagagccctgcacacacacaaccttgaCCTTTAACAACTCAGAgagccctgcacacacacatgacctttgacctttaacaacacacagagagacatgacctttgacctttaacaacacacagagagcccTGCGCACACACATGACCTTTGACAACACTCATAgagccctgcacacacacaacctttgacctttaacactcaccccacacacacacacatgacctttaacaacacacagagccctgcaacacacacacccacacacaacctttgacctttaacaaCTCAGAGAGCCCTGCACACACATGACCTTGACagaccctgcacacacacatgaccttTGACACACTCAGAGAGCCCTGCACTCACACATGACCTTTGACAACACTCAGAGCGCCCTGCACACACATGACAACACTCAGAgagccctgcacacacacatgaccttGACAACACTCAGAGCCCTGCACacacatgacctttgacctttaacaaCACTCagagcctgcacacacacacaaccttgaCAACACATGACCTTTAACAACACTCAGAGAGCCCTGCACACAcacgacctttgacctttaacaacacacagagtGCCCCACacacatgacctttgacctttaacaaCACAGAGAGCCCACaaacatgacctttgacctttaacaacacacagagagccctgcacacacagaccTTTGACAACACTCAGagccctgcacacacacctttgacctttgacaacACTCAGAGCGCCCTGCACACAACACTTTGACCACACTCAGAAACCCTTGCACACACATGACCTTGACAACACTCAGAgagccctgcacacacacatgacctttgaacttcaacaacacacagacacaggtcgGTCAGTGAACACAGTGTGTAGGAAACTGTCAATCATCTGAAAACATCATGGTGTGTTCAATGACATTAGTTGACGAGTTACATTTTcacactcctctcctcttcctcttccccctccacctctcccctcccctcccccctcaccCTCTCGTGGTACTCGGTGATGAGCCATAGCTCCGCCTCCAGGTgactccccctcctctctgcaCCGACGTACTTCAGGATGTTTTCGTGTCTCATCCCTGGAATGATGAAGATGTCTCGCTCATTCTGCCACGACTCCTTattctgaggaagaggagagaggagagaggagagagatgagagagagagagagagagagagagagagagaggagagaggagagagagagagagatagaggaggaggaggagagggagagatgatgAGCAGTACTAACACACAGTAGTTTACCTGTTAACCTGGTAGATTAGCTGGTTAGCATTAGCTGGTTAGCGTTAATACCTGAATGGGGAAAATCTTCACGGCCACGTGTTCATTCATCACCTGACCCTTCCACACACAGCCAAAGCGCCCTCTAGCCTTCACCTCTAGTAACTGCAGTGGCTTGAGACCCAGCAGTGGAGAGGCAGGAGTAGGACAAGGGTCCtgagagacacatgagagacacatgagacagaaGACATGAAACATTATACATCTGtaatcacatgatcacgtctttatcttaAACtaaagtttataaaccactcactctccgaCACCAAGcctcataaaaagaaaatcagtgattttagctggtggggacacaggagctgctggtcctctgctgccttctgtggtcactttgtgtcactgaggtcaatctgcaTGAAGATTTTCATATGCCGAATTTACACAaccagacattagaacttagtgatggaggcagcagtggatcaacaactcctgtgtgtgatgtgggagagtgaatggtttacaaaagtctgtgagataaagacatgatcatgtgacgtagatctTACTAACTTAAGTCTTTTTGTTACATGGATAAAATCAGTTGTTGTTCGATGTTTGAACAgggggggcgctcacagcactgacacaatcacagtttaaaaaacagaaactaGCCCTTTAATGACGGCATCTGTGTGATTGATCAGTTTAACTTTGATATTGTGAGACAACCAGCTGTAGTTATCAACCTACCACACAAGGGCACCAAAACTCCATGttttccatctgtgtgtgtgtgtgtgtgtgtgtgtgtgtgcccgtgtgtgtgtctgacctcaGTGATGTCCACATGTCTGTACGgtggtttcctgtgtgtgtacatccaCACAGcagtgagcagagcagcagatAACATGGTGACAGGCAGCAGACAGTAACTCATCATATGGTACATGCCCAGGCTGGGGGGCGGAGCCTTCATCACtgtaatatacacacacacacacacacacacacacacacacacacagttcagtttagacacacagacagagacagtgtggacagaaggacagacagacagactcacaTGGTCCACTGGTGTCCGGCAGGTGAGTGAATTTGTCGTTACAGAGGTTtccttcacagcagcagaagaaaaccTGAGGACTTTCCTCTGTGGCCACGCACTCTGACCTGAGGGGGCGGGGACAGAGAggcagggtcaaaggtcaaagggctcttgtgtgtgtgtgtgtgtgcgtgtgtgtatgtgtgtgtgtgtgtgtgtgtaccggtCATAGCAGTTGAAGTCGTCCAGCCAGCAGCCTTTCTTCACCAGCTGAACGCTTCCTGAGTCGTTCCTCCAGGAGGCGTAACAGTGCGAGCGCTTGTCTGTGTCTTCTTCACAGCGCTCCACGCCGCTGCGATTCGTCTGCTCCAGCTCAAAGTTCACGTTGTAGTAAACACACTCCATGGTGTTCGTGGcgccaccacacacacctgtacacacacctgtacacacacacgcacacgcacacagagttAACAAGGGGCACTGTGACATCGTTTTCTTCACCTCCTTCTGTTATTTACAGGGAAGAGCAGGGGcaagcaacagagagagagagagagagagatacacacacacacacacacacacacacacacacacacacacacacacacacacacacacacacacacacacacacgagtacgCCTGGAGTGAATACATGCGTACAtgagtacacaagtatgattcttcaattggaacagcagctacttccttgttctactgtttgaattGCGGGTGGCACCgagtgcttaagcctcattagcgccacttagtgttgataaatgaacatatgaaatacttttaataaatgcatatatatatagttattattttcacattttaaacatgtaacTTCATTAATCCtataatatatagatatattacagcattgtagagtagtgtgtgtatatatacatacacacgtatatatgtatgtgtatatatgtgtatgtatatatttatgtgtatatatatacatatttatgtacatattatatttaaatacagatataatgactaaaatctaaaattcaaagttaaaataaatattaataatataccaactttcaaactttcaggtcaaactgtttccattaaaaacaaaataacacgtcaacaacaaatctatagatcacaccgagcatctaatgacagcgacgtctgagcggATCATCAgttaacgctgctctgtgccgtgCACAGTGAGCACGAGCAtccacagaggcggagcttatcacctccgacaacgtcgctgccaaactataaatacgtcatatcttaatacacaaaccacatggtTGAAttataaatgactcatttctcacctcaaatgatcttaaaactttgctccaggacacagaaaaatatttatttcaggtttatatttgtattatctgctgctatgttctgccgaaatgcattctgggatacatggctttcccaagtacgcttaagtcaccacccgatgcatacttggtaaaacgGGCAGAGCCAGAACAAAtacgcacaagtacacacaagtatggatattgcgAAACGGCCACTGGCTATTTATGGGCACCAGATGGGATCTTTGACCCCTGagatcattttattgtgaagtttgTTCCAAAGTGAAAGGTCGCAACCTCCCTGAGATTTggtgcaaataaaaaccttcacaataaaagacttGACATCtgaatttcagaataaaagcaaagTGAAAGACTGAGTTCACTGTGACAGCCAACCTGTGCTTTAACTGTTGCCaggtaaccacacacacatactacagTGCTTATTATCATTAATTCTTCACAGTGTGTCAACATTTAAATGGAGCCAACTGAATTGCATTCAATGAAATCTCATGAAATGTTTCGTTATAATCAGTAAAAATCCTCATGTGAcgcattttaatttaatgaaacTGAATGTTGTGAATCATTCACTAAAGTTTAGTGAATGAattaaagacaacacacacacatgcagacacacagagacacacacacacacacacacaaatacacagagacagacagacacacacaaacacagacacacacacaaagagacataCAGAGACGCCTTTAACCTGATGATCatgaagtacacacacacacacacacagtctgcagtcAGGACTCATCAGTATTCTGGAGGTCGACCTTGGTCGCCATGGAGACCTGTGAGCTAATggctgagtgagtgtgtgtgtgtgtttacatttagcTCAACTTTTTCAATTCCAAACTTGAgcagtgagtcagtcagtcagacacacacacacacacacacacacacacacacacacacacacacacacacacacacacacacacacacacacacaccgatcattaaaggcacagttcTGTTTATATAAAAGCAACTTCAACATCAAACTCGTTCCCGCGGCTGCGTCACAATGGCCGCCCCATGAGGTGGCAGGTGTTTCCGTGGCAACGGCCCCATGGCAGGCTGTGAGGGCGACATGAGAGCCTTACAGACACAATGAAGATTGAGAGGTCAGACATGTCTGTCTCTAACAATaatgggggtgtgtgtgtgtgtgtgtgtgcaatcatGTGACTAtgaacaccaacacacacttGACCATATGCAAATTAGCCTTCTGTTCTGGCTGATTAtcagcagcagggggtgctCACAGTGCAGCCACTGCTAAATGTATTAGTACCGAGTGTAACCTTTAAAGAGCAGCATGTAGACAGTCAACTTTCTCTCttattgtgttaaaaataaatgggTTCAGATGCAGAATGTtcttatgacctttgacctcaggcACAGATGTCACTTCTCATATCATGTGTATTAAACAgtgacagctgcacacacacacacacacacaaacacctgtgtgtgtgtgtgtgtgtgtgtgtgtgtgtgtgtgtgtgtgaaaggttCCCATGGCTTTGCATATCATATGTTGCTCTGTGACCTCAGTAACACATGCACAGGCATCTGGCaggccaagtgtgtgtgtgacctctgacctctcatgTCTGGAACTCACAAAGCCTCTCCACGATTTGAATGTGGTCATTTTGCATGataaagtaacacacacacacgactctgTGAAAAAGACTGCAGACAATaagttgacctctgacctctgagacAAAACTCCACACTCCAAACCTTTTACTTCTGTCAGTAAACAAACACCTGCACAGAGGCTAACGCCAGGctaacacattacattacattacattacattacattacatgtcatgtcatttagcagacgcttttatccaaagcgacttacaatgtaattgagtacaatcagccatgGGTgtagtcgaacttgcgaccattgcgaccatgatgtctttcgcacacagggtaccggtcttaaccattGAGCCACTCCATCCCACACCAGGCTCACACCAGACTAACTTCcaccagctcgcctcgcctcgcctcgccacggcacggcacggcacggcacggcacagtttaagtagcgtttccactagcctagtaccagggactatttttagtacctgctccaacgaggttccaagcgtgcttaaaagcaggtactatgcgatgattcgtcagactgccggccattGACTGGCCagactgccgtcacaggaagagacctcccacacagaaatcaagccgaacagcgccgaactgtagatcacttaaactacttaacaatcctaacaacgtgggttaatctccaacaactaccagggaaacctcaatatttaacaggagtcttttaaagtggagtggtgtatttagggacagcgccgctGATCGCGAGCCACAGACCGCTGCCACTGTAGTCTGTgaagtaggaggctgtactcaagccgaacaatgctgaattgtagataaattaaaactacttaacaatcctaaaaatgtgggttaatctccaacaactacagaagtctggtgtaaagtcacttgtgcgtgcatgtgtgtgtgtcgcgtataaaattaagtcaccgcagtttcatcgCCGTGCAGCGATGACTCCATCCacgttaaaggggacatattataccctatttcccccattaaaatagttccctggtgtcctaatgaacatgtcagtgacatgctttggtcaaaataccataaggatgaagaatcatagcagttcaataaccctgctaaacccgcccctttcagaacgctcggttttcgtgcatggtccctttatatgcaaatgagacacaggcaaacacacacccacttcttccagggggtttctgatttgtcctctttacagcgctttacagctctatttgtctccccctccctccactagttctctgacaatatcaacatggcagcgtgcgtagaaaacagagagtgcagcaccgctgatcgccaccgctgaccagctccggtgctccgggcAGTTTAGGCAGATCGCCGctcgtttgctgactttatccggcacattagcttcatatataaaatcctctgtaaaacactgtgctccactgtgcggccaccaacagcacacttgtccctccgcgttgacataataccgctcttcctccctcgcctgcactctcgcagggacaaggtggagctaaggtggagctcggaagtaaacttactggtgggtcggtaacattcgcggtgaaatgcgcatgctgccgtcataagcgcagggaattcaacatcgagcgttttattgcctatacttacactaaccctggatttccactggacgcggaacggccgcggcgCGGTTCTGCTTCGTCCTCTCCCAAACGTCAATCCCCACCGGGCGCCTTACGGCAGCGGCGCGGAGCCTTGGGAGCCAGCGGTATTCACGGAAGATCGCGCGATAATCTCGAACAGACGCGACATCCAACTGTTGATCTGGCCATCTATTTTCGATATTGTGCTTCTACCATGTGGAAGTTTGCTAGTCAGTTTCTCTAGTTGCCTCGTTTTATGTAGTTTCATTATGTCCTGATTGTCTGTGCAgtattgaaaatgtaataacatagttaataaattagttaataaacgtattgtgttttattttgaaaggggggcggaagtgttttactttgatactgtgtcggacttcctgtcctgtgcGATCTGCTTCATAGAAATTTACGAGGTTCAGCAGCGGCAATGAAAAAAATAGAACTGATT
This genomic interval carries:
- the LOC122776430 gene encoding activin receptor type-2B-like, translating into MFASWPSGAVLLLGILSAGVCGGATNTMECVYYNVNFELEQTNRSGVERCEEDTDKRSHCYASWRNDSGSVQLVKKGCWLDDFNCYDRSECVATEESPQVFFCCCEGNLCNDKFTHLPDTSGPLMKAPPPSLGMYHMMSYCLLPVTMLSAALLTAVWMYTHRKPPYRHVDITEDPCPTPASPLLGLKPLQLLEVKARGRFGCVWKGQVMNEHVAVKIFPIQNKESWQNERDIFIIPGMRHENILKYVGAERRGSHLEAELWLITEYHERGSLCDFLKGNVLSWCQLCLVCESMACGLSYLHEDVPRLKPAIAHRDFKSKNVMLRSDLTAVIGDFGLAVIFEPGEPPGETHGQVGTWRYMAPEVLEGAINFQRDAFLRIDMYAMGLVLWELVSRCTAADGPVDQYLLPFEEDVGVHPSLEDLQDVVVHKKMRPLFKDLWLKHSGLSQVCETAEECWDHDAEARLSAGCVEERISQIRRLTATIAPPTSDHRAPLVSTVTPVSMVTNVDLPPKESSI